In one Melaminivora jejuensis genomic region, the following are encoded:
- a CDS encoding DUF1010 domain-containing protein yields MFIQAAFIFSSAVQRWVCRFSGLRLHGLRRFPVFLASSPCLESVSSYCFGSAAPPRWRCAFSQLAPVAKFRLSVSASGSNISVKPTRLRRAAYLGR; encoded by the coding sequence ATGTTTATTCAAGCGGCATTCATTTTCTCAAGCGCTGTTCAGCGCTGGGTTTGTCGTTTCTCCGGGCTTCGCCTGCATGGGCTGCGCAGGTTTCCAGTATTTTTGGCCTCCAGCCCTTGCTTAGAAAGCGTAAGCAGCTATTGTTTTGGTAGTGCTGCGCCGCCTCGGTGGCGCTGTGCTTTTTCGCAGTTAGCGCCCGTCGCCAAATTCAGGTTATCCGTTTCGGCTTCTGGCTCTAACATTTCGGTCAAGCCGACCCGCCTACGGCGGGCGGCTTACCTTGGCCGTTAG
- a CDS encoding RelA/SpoT domain-containing protein translates to MTLTKSKIDRAGIALAKDSFRNVDEMIELEDVFDEYRKSHLEPLSETTLELQRWLNEYGHDYYIAQRLKRKPQIIRKLNRLSVRLTQLQDIGGCRIIVEKNELVDQIIEFLKGKIASTEELKLVRITDYREKGRDITGYRSVHLLLERSGKKLELQLRSRIQHYWAESIERTSVIYGHHLKESEGDEKVISYFQKLSDAFFEIESGRTPSVRSRLEIDVAKKNAEEIIRKHSLSKTIDSHVNEDIILTLTEKERRSSSPINNWIIVFDWSSGKFVSWDIVGKTPDEAIKAYVHYENQFPVEKNFEVVLIGSSHVATVRRTHSHYFGIEDYEKILENLDESIEGFKSVGAIDVSSRQVLLKLYTKHFWGQKSVAQETLRNHFCRDVHNLDATLGKLVQQGLLLREYAGGPVSLNIKARAEIDKLVS, encoded by the coding sequence TTGACTCTCACCAAAAGCAAAATCGACAGAGCTGGAATTGCGCTTGCGAAGGACAGCTTCCGCAATGTCGACGAAATGATTGAACTCGAAGATGTCTTCGACGAATATCGAAAATCACACCTTGAGCCGCTATCCGAAACAACACTGGAACTCCAGAGATGGCTTAACGAATATGGCCATGATTACTACATAGCCCAGCGATTAAAGCGAAAGCCTCAAATAATAAGAAAGTTAAATCGTCTAAGCGTCCGACTCACGCAACTCCAAGACATCGGAGGATGCCGAATAATTGTTGAAAAAAATGAACTGGTCGATCAAATCATTGAATTTCTTAAGGGCAAAATAGCAAGCACAGAAGAACTCAAGCTTGTACGCATTACGGACTATCGAGAGAAGGGACGGGATATTACTGGCTACCGTTCAGTGCACCTACTACTTGAGCGCAGTGGAAAGAAATTGGAGCTTCAGCTTAGAAGTCGGATTCAGCATTACTGGGCAGAAAGCATTGAGCGCACCTCTGTAATTTACGGACACCACTTAAAAGAAAGTGAAGGTGACGAGAAAGTCATCTCATACTTCCAGAAATTGTCTGACGCCTTCTTTGAAATTGAATCTGGCCGCACCCCATCGGTGCGCTCTCGGCTAGAAATTGATGTAGCAAAGAAGAATGCTGAGGAAATTATTCGAAAACATAGTTTATCAAAAACCATTGATAGTCATGTAAACGAGGACATTATTCTTACACTCACCGAAAAAGAGAGAAGAAGCTCAAGCCCAATTAACAATTGGATTATCGTCTTTGATTGGAGTTCAGGAAAATTCGTCAGCTGGGATATTGTTGGAAAAACCCCAGATGAAGCCATCAAGGCTTACGTTCACTACGAAAATCAATTTCCAGTGGAAAAGAATTTCGAAGTGGTTCTGATTGGTTCATCTCACGTCGCAACCGTAAGGAGGACTCACAGCCACTACTTCGGAATCGAAGATTACGAAAAAATACTCGAAAATCTGGATGAGTCTATTGAGGGCTTTAAGAGTGTTGGTGCAATTGATGTGTCTAGTCGCCAAGTTCTTCTTAAACTCTACACAAAACACTTTTGGGGGCAGAAATCAGTTGCGCAAGAAACGCTGCGTAATCATTTTTGCAGAGACGTCCACAATCTTGATGCCACATTGGGAAAACTCGTACAACAAGGATTGCTTCTACGCGAGTATGCCGGAGGCCCGGTATCCTTGAATATCAAAGCAAGAGCTGAGATTGACAAGCTTGTATCGTGA
- a CDS encoding DUF1010 domain-containing protein — MQVSIYSSDSPFSKVSPSGFWRSAGLRLHSARKFQAFLASSACQLSATSYHSCSAASLPWPSAFSCAAPFFKSGRTLLAFGSNQAVKPTRLRRAAYFRR, encoded by the coding sequence ATGCAGGTCAGCATTTATTCCAGCGATTCGCCCTTCTCAAAGGTTTCTCCTTCGGGGTTTTGGCGCTCCGCCGGGCTCCGCCTGCATTCGGCGCGCAAATTCCAAGCCTTTTTGGCCTCCAGCGCTTGCCAGTTAAGCGCTACCAGCTATCATTCTTGCAGCGCCGCGTCGCTTCCTTGGCCCAGTGCTTTTTCGTGCGCCGCGCCCTTCTTCAAGTCCGGGCGCACCCTTTTGGCCTTCGGGTCTAACCAGGCAGTCAAGCCGACCCGCCTGCGGCGGGCGGCTTACTTTCGGCGTTAG
- a CDS encoding DUF1010 domain-containing protein, whose protein sequence is MASSPCAANASSYCFRSAAQPWWRCAFSQFAPFTKFRLPVLAYGSNHFGQAHPPSAVGLPRPLE, encoded by the coding sequence TTGGCCTCCAGCCCTTGTGCAGCAAACGCAAGCAGCTATTGTTTTCGTAGTGCTGCGCAGCCTTGGTGGCGCTGTGCTTTTTCGCAGTTCGCGCCCTTCACGAAATTCAGGTTACCCGTTTTAGCTTATGGCTCCAACCATTTCGGTCAAGCCCACCCGCCTTCAGCGGTCGGCTTGCCTCGCCCATTAGAGTGA
- a CDS encoding HNH endonuclease, whose product MAAKRNTVFEIIMYEYAKLIADRAIENRSDLAPATRKSRAYWSFVGYTYHKLVKQSIAPSSVLRENQMLVIGGNQCAYCGTMKGRLEWEHIIPASRNGPNTIDNMVLSCSSCNMEKGARNPLEWFSAKGLDSGAIPRLVMGKFLKIVLEEHRNRGTESQSEYPPGAGLELAGACLIFEHQRPSIEATPDTP is encoded by the coding sequence GTGGCTGCCAAAAGAAATACAGTCTTTGAAATTATTATGTATGAGTACGCAAAGCTCATTGCAGACCGCGCCATCGAGAATCGCTCAGATCTGGCGCCAGCCACTCGAAAGAGTCGAGCCTATTGGTCATTCGTAGGCTATACCTATCATAAACTGGTCAAACAAAGCATAGCGCCGTCCAGCGTCTTACGCGAAAATCAGATGCTCGTTATAGGCGGGAATCAATGTGCGTATTGCGGCACAATGAAGGGACGATTGGAATGGGAGCACATCATCCCGGCAAGCCGAAATGGGCCAAACACAATTGACAACATGGTTTTATCCTGCTCCTCCTGTAACATGGAAAAGGGCGCACGCAATCCGTTAGAGTGGTTTTCAGCCAAAGGCCTAGATAGCGGTGCAATCCCACGCCTTGTTATGGGTAAATTTTTAAAAATCGTTCTTGAGGAGCATCGAAATCGCGGCACAGAAAGCCAGTCGGAGTACCCGCCGGGAGCCGGATTGGAGCTTGCTGGTGCATGTCTGATCTTTGAACATCAGCGCCCTTCAATCGAGGCTACACCGGATACCCCCTGA
- a CDS encoding DUF1963 domain-containing protein gives MTIARKISFVPTQKPIRALATKFGGQPTWLSDPQWPLSQATGKPMRFIGQIALEPPAFEPGQGKMAYVFMTDDLDEYVDGTWEPDGGENAVILQPGSYTGSFASLAQGPTLYRMIEKPGFDSLQPESVEFAVDFLDVEEPPFQPEAMQADWTQEQSHEYASALEGSKVGGTPLFLQGDEFPDGQDWRLLLQLDSAAVPFFVNFGDAGIAYVFIDQSASKGKMLWQCG, from the coding sequence ATGACAATCGCCAGAAAAATCAGCTTTGTACCCACCCAGAAGCCGATCAGGGCGCTGGCAACCAAATTTGGCGGCCAGCCGACTTGGTTGTCGGATCCTCAGTGGCCGTTGAGTCAGGCAACGGGCAAGCCCATGCGGTTTATTGGCCAGATCGCCCTGGAGCCGCCAGCCTTCGAACCGGGCCAGGGGAAAATGGCCTACGTCTTCATGACTGACGATCTCGATGAATATGTTGATGGCACCTGGGAGCCGGATGGCGGCGAGAATGCGGTAATTCTCCAGCCAGGCAGCTACACCGGTTCGTTTGCATCTCTTGCACAAGGGCCGACCCTGTACCGAATGATAGAAAAACCGGGGTTCGACAGCCTTCAGCCTGAATCTGTGGAATTCGCTGTCGATTTCCTGGATGTCGAGGAGCCGCCGTTTCAACCCGAAGCCATGCAAGCGGATTGGACGCAGGAGCAATCCCATGAATACGCTTCGGCTTTGGAGGGGAGCAAGGTAGGCGGAACCCCACTCTTTCTTCAAGGAGACGAATTCCCGGATGGACAAGACTGGAGGCTCTTGCTCCAGCTTGATTCCGCTGCCGTACCTTTTTTCGTCAATTTCGGGGATGCAGGCATTGCATACGTATTCATCGACCAAAGCGCAAGCAAGGGCAAGATGCTGTGGCAGTGCGGTTAG
- a CDS encoding MBL fold metallo-hydrolase: MTAQPPLLSYPFQPPEPRTSLEVAPGVYWIRLPLPFKLDHINVWAIDDGDGWVLVDTGLNSPQAVADWLALMAEGPLARPLKGVYATHMHPDHLGLAGWFTRRAGVPLSMSRTEYLACRVLHADTSREAPPEAVQFYRQAGWPEAALETYRSRFGGFGKFIHALPDVYRRLQDGQRLDWGGHQWRVIVTAGHSPEHVSLYCAELDVLIAGDQVLPRISSNVSVYPNEPQANPLQDWFDSLDKMAREVPDTALVLPAHNEPFHGLHARLEQLRRSQERALARLLEQLAAQPLRIVDSFTALFGRPISLDDASQLGLATGEAMACMNYLLAQGQVRREVDGAGVAWYAARED, encoded by the coding sequence ATGACTGCACAACCCCCGCTGCTTTCCTACCCCTTCCAGCCACCCGAACCACGCACCAGCCTGGAAGTCGCCCCCGGCGTGTACTGGATCCGCCTGCCGCTGCCCTTCAAGCTCGACCACATCAACGTCTGGGCCATCGACGATGGCGATGGCTGGGTGCTGGTGGACACCGGCCTGAACAGCCCCCAGGCCGTGGCCGATTGGCTGGCGCTCATGGCCGAGGGGCCGCTGGCGCGCCCGCTCAAGGGCGTCTATGCCACGCACATGCACCCCGACCACCTGGGGCTGGCCGGCTGGTTCACGCGGCGCGCCGGCGTGCCGCTGTCCATGAGCCGCACCGAATACCTGGCCTGCCGCGTGCTGCACGCCGACACCAGCCGCGAGGCGCCGCCCGAGGCCGTGCAGTTCTACCGGCAGGCCGGCTGGCCCGAGGCTGCCCTGGAGACCTACCGCAGCCGCTTCGGCGGCTTCGGCAAGTTCATCCACGCGCTGCCCGATGTCTATCGGCGGCTGCAGGACGGCCAGCGGCTGGACTGGGGCGGGCACCAGTGGCGCGTCATCGTCACCGCCGGCCACTCGCCCGAGCACGTCAGCCTGTACTGCGCCGAGCTGGACGTGCTGATTGCCGGCGACCAGGTGCTGCCGCGCATTTCCTCCAACGTCTCGGTCTATCCGAACGAGCCGCAGGCCAACCCGCTGCAGGACTGGTTCGACTCATTGGACAAGATGGCGCGCGAGGTGCCCGATACGGCCCTGGTGCTGCCGGCGCACAACGAGCCGTTTCACGGCCTGCACGCGCGGCTGGAGCAGCTGCGGCGCAGCCAGGAGCGGGCGCTCGCGCGGCTGCTGGAGCAACTGGCCGCGCAGCCGCTGCGCATCGTGGACAGCTTTACCGCCCTGTTTGGCCGGCCCATCAGCCTGGACGACGCCAGCCAACTGGGCCTGGCCACGGGGGAGGCGATGGCGTGCATGAATTACCTGCTGGCGCAGGGGCAGGTGCGGCGGGAGGTGGATGGGGCTGGGGTGGCGTGGTATGCCGCCAGGGAAGACTGA
- a CDS encoding putative nucleotidyltransferase substrate binding domain-containing protein produces the protein MEHGWDIAGLMATQRVLGALPESARQQLAGHWQEMHGAPAEVLLADGELSERLGWLLDGTLELADPQAGWSLPLRPGELFGGGVHGAAPGVQVVATTACRVLLLDVAVLQRMVQQYPWLQLLLPTLEGSTPVPAPAPALASGNLLAGPVGSLISRAPVCIDGSQSIRSAARRMAEAGVSSILLTQQGQLSGLLTDRDLRRRVLADGLDPERPVAEAATPAPWTLQRQQPIFDAMTLMARHHIHHLPVLDGGKLIGMVTASDLWRLQSPFALHLTQDIYRQGDLAGLVACSARVRHLQSSLARAGASAHSTGILITSVTDACTIRLIQLAEQHLGPAPVPYVWVAAGSQARMEQAARTDQDNCLVLSDDYRQEMHGAYFDLLARFVCDGLAACGYVHCPGGIMAMTPQWRQPWAQWDAYFSRWTRQPDAQALMLTGVFFDMRAVCGEAALLHSLRRAMLQRTRGNGLFLAHMVGNALGQRPPLGMFGQITVERGGDHPGTIDLKHGGIVPIIDLARVYALAGAQEAVNTHERLAVAADSGEVSAEAARDLMDTLEFIAGLRIAHQSRQIAAGQEPDNHLQLAELSSFERRMLKDAFGVVQKLQAVLGQRYQAGRF, from the coding sequence ATGGAGCATGGATGGGATATCGCAGGCCTGATGGCCACGCAGCGGGTGCTGGGCGCCCTGCCTGAGTCGGCGCGCCAGCAATTGGCTGGGCACTGGCAGGAGATGCATGGCGCGCCGGCCGAGGTGCTGCTGGCCGATGGCGAGCTGTCCGAGCGGCTGGGCTGGCTGCTCGACGGCACTCTGGAGCTGGCTGATCCACAGGCTGGCTGGAGCCTGCCGCTGCGCCCTGGGGAACTGTTCGGTGGCGGGGTGCATGGGGCCGCGCCAGGGGTGCAGGTCGTGGCCACGACGGCCTGTCGGGTGTTGTTGCTGGACGTCGCAGTGCTGCAGCGCATGGTGCAGCAGTACCCCTGGCTGCAACTGTTGCTGCCAACGCTGGAGGGCAGCACGCCAGTGCCAGCGCCGGCGCCGGCATTGGCCAGCGGCAATCTGCTGGCCGGCCCGGTGGGCAGCCTGATCAGCCGGGCGCCTGTTTGCATCGATGGCAGCCAGAGCATCCGCAGTGCGGCGCGTCGCATGGCCGAGGCGGGGGTGTCATCCATCTTGCTGACGCAGCAGGGGCAGCTCTCGGGCCTGCTCACGGATCGTGACCTGCGTCGGCGCGTGCTTGCCGACGGCCTCGATCCCGAGCGCCCGGTGGCTGAGGCAGCCACGCCGGCGCCCTGGACACTGCAGCGCCAGCAGCCCATCTTCGATGCCATGACGCTGATGGCGCGCCACCACATCCATCATCTGCCGGTGCTCGATGGCGGGAAGCTCATTGGCATGGTGACGGCATCTGACCTGTGGCGCCTGCAAAGTCCGTTCGCACTGCATCTGACGCAGGACATCTACCGCCAGGGCGACCTGGCCGGACTGGTCGCCTGCAGCGCGCGCGTGCGCCATTTGCAAAGCAGCCTGGCGCGTGCCGGTGCCAGCGCGCACAGCACCGGCATCCTGATCACCTCGGTGACCGACGCCTGCACCATTCGACTGATCCAGTTGGCCGAGCAACACCTTGGCCCGGCCCCAGTGCCCTATGTCTGGGTGGCCGCTGGCTCGCAGGCGCGCATGGAGCAAGCGGCGCGCACCGACCAGGACAATTGTCTGGTGCTCTCCGATGACTACCGGCAGGAGATGCACGGGGCCTATTTCGATCTTCTGGCCCGCTTCGTCTGCGACGGTCTGGCTGCCTGTGGCTATGTCCATTGCCCGGGCGGCATCATGGCCATGACGCCGCAGTGGCGCCAGCCCTGGGCGCAATGGGATGCCTATTTCTCGCGCTGGACACGCCAGCCCGATGCCCAGGCGCTGATGCTCACCGGCGTGTTCTTCGACATGCGCGCCGTATGCGGGGAGGCGGCGCTGCTGCACAGCCTGCGCCGTGCCATGCTGCAGCGCACGCGTGGCAATGGCCTGTTCCTGGCGCACATGGTGGGCAACGCCCTGGGGCAACGGCCACCGCTGGGCATGTTCGGCCAGATCACAGTGGAGCGCGGTGGAGACCATCCGGGTACGATCGATCTCAAGCATGGCGGCATCGTGCCCATCATCGACCTGGCACGTGTCTATGCCCTGGCCGGGGCACAGGAGGCGGTCAATACCCATGAGCGACTGGCCGTGGCTGCCGACAGCGGCGAGGTCAGCGCCGAGGCGGCGCGCGACCTGATGGACACGCTGGAATTCATCGCTGGACTGCGCATCGCCCACCAGAGCCGCCAGATCGCTGCCGGTCAGGAGCCGGACAACCACTTGCAACTTGCCGAGCTGTCCAGCTTCGAGCGGCGCATGCTCAAGGACGCCTTTGGCGTGGTGCAGAAACTCCAGGCCGTGCTGGGGCAGCGCTATCAGGCCGGACGCTTCTGA
- a CDS encoding 3'-5' exonuclease, whose product MRRGLLLKLALAAGLALGSCLLLGLVLAGLPLPPPERERFAALALRGAPLLVLGWVVGVAVAVAALQRWWLPRAQAWQSLAEQTRALLNATEPLQLPTRPAADQQALAQAIQALANQRDALRADTAAEVARASASVRQERNRLAALMAELTQSVVVCNREGRILLYNNRARMQFRALSEAPRLAGGAELMGIGRSIYAVFDQQLVAHALERVQQRLARGAIHPSAQFVTATRAGQLLRAQLTPVTDAGGDAHPGEVRTPEGFVLMLDNITRSFEEESARGQLLYGLTEGSRAALASAQAALDMLDYEDLEPQMRERFLGVLRHEVAAMVERVDAVARRSAKVLRTRWPLEDMRGSEFIEMAVRQMQARCAVPILAEEVDALLWLRLDSFSLLQALIHLGTCLVEEFGVRTLQLRLARKGGRAQLDLAWVGHAVNTETVMGWEIDPMRIGGEAHPLSVRDVLERHDAEMWFERHRAEHQAFFRFLLPLAGGAAEAEAEAEAEAEAEAEAEAEEVPDVQALDGRPEFFDFDLFAVASTDEQLDERPLAELAYTVFDTETTGLDPAGGDEIIQIGAARVVNGRLLRHEAFEQLIDPGRDIPEAGISIHGITAQMVAGQPRIEQVLPAFYQFARDTVLVAHNAAFDMRLLQLLEPRTGLRFQQPVLDTLLLSALVHPHQESHRLEAIAERLGVTVQGRHTALGDALVTAEILLRLMPLLREAGVVTLGQARARSQQTYYARLKY is encoded by the coding sequence TTGAGGCGTGGCCTGCTTCTGAAGCTGGCGCTGGCGGCGGGGCTGGCGCTGGGAAGCTGCCTGCTGCTCGGGCTGGTACTGGCAGGCCTGCCGCTGCCGCCGCCGGAGCGGGAGCGTTTCGCCGCGCTGGCGCTGCGCGGTGCGCCCCTGCTGGTGCTGGGCTGGGTGGTGGGCGTGGCGGTGGCCGTGGCGGCGCTGCAGCGCTGGTGGCTGCCGCGGGCGCAGGCCTGGCAGAGCCTGGCTGAGCAGACGCGCGCCTTGCTCAACGCCACTGAGCCACTGCAACTGCCGACCCGCCCGGCAGCCGACCAGCAGGCGCTGGCCCAGGCCATCCAGGCTCTGGCAAACCAGCGTGACGCGCTGCGGGCCGATACCGCTGCCGAGGTGGCGCGCGCCAGTGCCAGTGTGCGCCAGGAGCGCAACCGCCTGGCGGCCCTCATGGCGGAGCTGACGCAGAGCGTGGTGGTGTGCAACCGCGAGGGGCGCATCCTGCTGTACAACAACCGCGCACGTATGCAATTTCGTGCCCTGTCCGAGGCGCCGCGGCTAGCGGGAGGCGCCGAACTCATGGGTATCGGTCGCTCGATCTACGCAGTGTTTGACCAGCAGCTTGTGGCACATGCCCTGGAGCGGGTGCAGCAGCGGCTGGCGCGTGGGGCAATCCACCCATCGGCCCAGTTCGTCACCGCCACACGTGCCGGGCAGTTGCTGCGCGCGCAACTGACGCCGGTAACCGATGCCGGGGGCGATGCCCATCCAGGCGAAGTACGCACCCCTGAAGGTTTTGTGCTGATGCTGGACAACATCACACGCAGCTTCGAGGAGGAATCGGCGCGCGGCCAGTTGCTGTACGGACTCACCGAAGGCAGCCGAGCAGCGCTGGCGAGCGCCCAGGCGGCCCTGGACATGCTGGATTACGAGGATCTGGAGCCGCAAATGCGCGAGCGCTTCCTGGGCGTGCTGCGTCATGAGGTTGCCGCCATGGTCGAGCGTGTGGATGCGGTGGCGCGCCGCTCGGCCAAGGTGCTGCGCACGCGCTGGCCGCTGGAGGACATGCGCGGCTCGGAGTTCATCGAAATGGCAGTCCGCCAGATGCAAGCACGGTGTGCAGTGCCGATCCTGGCCGAGGAAGTCGATGCGCTGCTGTGGCTGCGCCTGGACAGCTTCTCTTTGCTGCAGGCGCTGATCCACCTGGGCACATGCCTGGTGGAGGAATTCGGTGTGCGCACCCTGCAATTGCGGCTGGCGCGCAAGGGTGGACGGGCGCAGTTGGATCTGGCATGGGTGGGCCATGCCGTGAACACCGAGACGGTGATGGGTTGGGAGATCGACCCCATGCGCATTGGCGGCGAGGCGCATCCGCTATCGGTGCGCGATGTGCTGGAGCGTCACGACGCCGAGATGTGGTTCGAACGCCACCGGGCCGAGCATCAGGCTTTCTTTCGCTTTCTGCTGCCGCTGGCGGGCGGTGCGGCAGAGGCAGAGGCAGAGGCAGAGGCAGAGGCAGAGGCAGAGGCAGAGGCAGAGGCAGAGGAGGTGCCCGATGTGCAGGCGTTGGACGGGCGACCGGAATTCTTCGACTTCGACCTGTTCGCCGTCGCGAGCACGGATGAGCAACTCGACGAGCGCCCCCTGGCTGAGCTGGCCTATACCGTGTTCGACACCGAAACCACCGGCCTCGACCCTGCCGGCGGCGACGAGATCATCCAGATCGGTGCGGCGCGCGTGGTCAATGGCCGGCTGCTGCGGCACGAGGCCTTCGAGCAGCTCATCGACCCCGGACGCGACATCCCCGAGGCGGGCATTTCCATTCACGGCATCACTGCCCAGATGGTGGCCGGGCAGCCGCGCATCGAGCAGGTGCTGCCGGCCTTTTACCAGTTCGCACGCGATACGGTATTGGTAGCGCACAACGCTGCCTTCGACATGCGCTTGCTGCAATTGCTGGAGCCGCGCACGGGGCTGCGCTTCCAGCAGCCGGTGCTCGACACCTTGCTGCTGTCGGCGCTCGTGCATCCACACCAGGAGTCGCACCGGCTGGAGGCTATTGCCGAGCGCCTGGGCGTAACGGTACAAGGGCGCCACACGGCGCTGGGCGACGCCTTGGTGACGGCGGAGATCCTCCTGCGGCTGATGCCGCTGCTGCGCGAGGCGGGTGTCGTCACCCTGGGGCAGGCGCGGGCACGTTCGCAGCAGACCTACTACGCCCGCTTGAAGTATTGA
- a CDS encoding response regulator transcription factor yields the protein MTHKVLVADDEPNIVVSLEYLLRREGYEVLLAADGEQALATLLRERPALVLLDVMMPGRTGFEVCQQVRADPELEGVRILMLTAKGRDTDISKGLALGADAYMTKPFSTRELVQKVAQMLRGVP from the coding sequence ATGACACACAAGGTGCTGGTGGCAGACGATGAGCCCAATATCGTGGTGTCGCTGGAGTATCTGCTCAGGCGCGAGGGCTACGAGGTGCTGCTCGCCGCCGATGGCGAGCAAGCGCTGGCGACGCTGCTGCGCGAACGGCCAGCACTGGTGCTGCTGGACGTGATGATGCCGGGCAGGACGGGCTTCGAGGTTTGTCAGCAGGTACGCGCCGACCCGGAGCTGGAAGGGGTGCGAATCCTGATGCTCACTGCCAAGGGGCGCGACACCGACATCAGCAAAGGGTTGGCACTGGGCGCCGACGCCTACATGACCAAGCCCTTTTCCACGCGCGAGCTGGTGCAGAAAGTCGCGCAGATGCTGCGGGGGGTGCCTTGA